CGAATTAATGAGCAGTTATGAACGTCTGTATGGCCCCCCTTCCGTTTGTGAAATTGATCAGGCAGAGTGTTCAAACGGTCGCTATTGGGATTTGCCCAGGTGGATTTTGCAGTCCGGACAGCATACGCGGGAAGAGTTTCTCGGAATGCTCAACCGCATGTATCCGGAGCAGGTCTTGCCCGACCAGGGACCTGTTTTTTCCTTGGCGGAATCCGATCCTCCCGGCAGGCTTCATATCCATCATACTGTTCCCGTGACGACTCATCCGCTGATGATAGGAGATCTATCCGGACGCGCCTATATAAGGTATCCGCTGACCGGGGATTTTCTGATTCCGGAGATTAGTCTGCACTTTATGGTGATGTTCGTTTTGGGAATGCTATGCCGGTATGAAACAGAGCGCTGGGGCGAGATGATCCTGACCTTCCTGTCGCAGGATATTTATTTGATCAACGAATTTCTCAATTTGTCCATGCGCAAATTTCCGAATCTGATATTAAACCAGTTGTTTGGTGAACAATATATATTCTACAACGTGTAAGGGGGGCCAAATTTGAATCATCCGTTGTTGCCGGAAGTGAGTAAGGAAATGCAGAAAGTGCTTTCGACCGGGAATCCGGTACTGGCCCCCATTGTTCGTTATTTGTTGGATACCCAAGGGAAGGGTACAAGACCGCTGCTTGTGCTGCTTACCGGCGACATCGTGTCGGCTCCGGTCCAAAATTCGGTTCGCATGGCTGTTGCCGTTGAACTCCTGCATATGGCCTCTCTTGTCCATGATGATATTGTGGATCAGTCTGATCTTCGCCGAAGCCGGGCTGCCATTCACAAACAATGGGGTGAAGGAGCGGCCGTGCTGCTTGGGGATTATCTGTTTGGCAAGATGCTGAATGTGATCAGTTCCTATCCGTCGATAATCTCCTGTTTTGCAGACGTGATCCAGAATCTTGTAGACGGGGAGTTTATGCAGGCCAGTCAACTTCATAACCCCTGGTTGACGGAAGAAGAGTATCTGCGACGAATCTCTCTCAAGACAGCCACTTTCATCGCCGCCTGCTGCAAGGTCAGTAGTCTGGCGGAAGGTCGTCAGGATCTGACGGAAGCTCTTGGCAACTTTGGCCATTCCCTTGGAATGGCCTATCAACTGCTGGACGACCTGCAGGATTTTCTGGAATCTCCTTCCGCCCTGGGCAAACCGGTGAGGCAGGATCTAACAAACGGCATCTATACGCTTCCTTATCTTCGTTCCATTCCTTACACCCAATCGCTTGCCACCCATTACATACAAAAATCAATTTCCAGCCTTTCCGGGCTGCCCCCTTCCAGAGCCAAAGCCGGTCTCATCCGGTTTGCCCTGAACATAAAGAAAAAGATTGATCAACTTCAGGAGGGAATCTTGCATGTTCCTTCAATCGATTAAAGGCGTTGTAACGCTGATCCGAATCGTACCCGTGCTTTCATGGAGTTTCTGTGCGATCATTCTGTCTGTCGGATTTGCCGTGCATGATCTGAAGGGATTTGGTTCCCTGTCCTGGCCTGTGGTTGGGATCCTGTTGACCGGCTCCCTTCTCTTGCAGGGGATTGTGGCTCATGCATTCAACGACAGGACGGATTGGCAATCCGGAACGGATCGGCATTCTCCCGGCATTTTGTCCGGGGGCAGCAAGGTAATCCCCAAAGGACTTTATTCCGACAGGCAGCTGTTGCTGGTTGGCACCCTCGGCCTAATTGCTGCCGCAGGGCTCGGATTCTACCTGAGCCGGGTAACCTCGAACCTTGTCTGGATTTTTATAGCAATCGGCATGTGGTCAGCCATCGCCTACACAACCGGACCCTTGAAACTGGCTTATTACCCTTTGGCAGGGGAATGGTTGGCCGCCTTTCCCGCAATGGCCGCTTGTTCCCTTGGAACTTATTATGTATTGACGGGCTCCATTTCGATTTCAATTGTTTGGGCTTCCGTCATTCATTCCCTCTTGTGCACCGCATGGCTGATGCAGCATCATTTGAGCGATATTGATTCGGATTTGCAGGCCAGCCCGCGCAAACTGACAACTCCTGCATATGTAGCCATGCGCTGGGGAAAGAAATATACCCCTCATGTGGCAGCGGCTTATTTTTTGCTGGCGGCTTTCGTCAGTATTATGGCTACTCTGGGGGTACACAGGATTTTCATCTTTTCACTGGTTTGTTCCTTGCTCGGCGCTCTAGCCGCCTGGAATACCAATCCCCGAAACATCGGGAATATTACCTTCAACCAGATAAAGATGATTGCGGTGACGATCGTGCATACGTTGATCCTGTTTGGATTTGAGGTGATAACCTACTAGACCTCACCCGGCAACAAACAATAAACCTTTTGTCGGCAGGGTGCTTCCCGACAAAAGGTTTTTGTATTCACGGTATTATCGGTTTAAGGTGTTTCTTCCATGTCGCCCTCGTCGTCGTCCTCGTTGGATACAACGCGCGCCACGGTAGACACTTCTTCATCCTCCCGCAAGGTGATCAGCTTGACCCCTTGGGTGTATCGGCCCTGTTCGGAAATCTCTTTGTTGCGGATACGGATGACCACGCCGGTATTGGTGATGATCATCAATTCCTCGTCAGGAGACACCACTTTCAGTCCGACCACATGGCCGTTCTTCTCGGTTACGTTAATTGTCTTGATTCCCTTGCCGCCGCGGGTTTGCAAGCGGTAATCCGCTTCACCGGTCCGTTTTCCGAATCCGCGGGAAGTTACAGCCAGTACGTCATAGCCAGGTTCAATGATGTCCATGTCAATCACGTAATCGTCTTCCCTCAGCGTGATGCCGCGAACCCCCGTTGCGGCACGTCCCATTGGCCGGACATCGCTTTCTTTAAAGCGAATCGACATGCCATTGCGCGTTCCCATGATGATCTCCCGGTTGCCATCCGTCATTCGGACGCCAAACAGTTCGTCATCTTCCCGGATGGTAAGCGCGATCAGACCGCCCTTGCGGATGTTGGCAAATTCGGTGAGAGGTGTCTTCTTTACGACCCCTTTGCGGGTGGCCATGAACAGATACTGCCCGTCCGTAATTTCCTTCAGCGGAACCACAGCCGAGATCGTCTCTCCTTGTTCAATGTTCAGCAGGTTGATGATCGGCGTCCCTTTGGCCGCCCGGCCAAACTCGGGAACCTCATACGCTTTCAGTCGGTACACTTTCCCCTTATTCGTAAAGAACAAGATGTAGTTATGGGAAGAGGTGATAAACAAATGTTCGACAAAATCCTCTTCCTTGGTCCCCATGGCGGTGACACCCCGTCCGCCCCGACGCTGGCTCTTATAGGTAGATGCGGGCAAGCGCTTCACGTATCCCGCGTGGGTAATCGTAACCACTACATCCTCCTGCGGGATCAGATCTTCCATGTCAATTTCGCCTTCGGCAGCCACGATCTGTGAACGGCGGTCATCTCCAAACCGTTCTTTGATCTCTGTGATTTCCTCACGAATGACATTCATCAACTTGGCTTCATCTGCCAGGATTTCTTTCAAATGGGCGATCAGTTTCATCAGTTCATTGTACTCGGCCTCTATTTTGTCCCGTTCGAGTCCTGTTAACCGGCGGAGACGCATATCAAGAATTGCTTGTGCCTGTTCGGTCGAAAGGCCAAACTTGCTCATCAAACCGTTCCGGGCGTCTTCATCCGTCTTGGAAGCGCGGATCAGAGCGATTACTTCGTCAATGTGATCCAGGGCAATCCGCAAGCCTTCCAAAATGTGCGCCCGCGCTTCCGCTTTGTTCAGATCGAACTGTGTGCGGCGGCGGATGACTTCTTTCTGGTGCATCAGATAATAATAAAGCGTGTCACGAAGGTTGAGAACCTTCGGCTCACCATTCACCAGCGCCAGCATATTCACTCCGAAGGAAGTTTGGAGCGGAGTGTGTTTGTACAAGTTGTTCAATACAACCTGAGGTTTTACATCCCGGCGCAGTTCAATGACAACCCGGATTCCGTTGCGGTTGGACTCATCCCGCAGGTCGGTAATGCCGTCAATCTGCTTATCCCGGACAAGTTCCGCAATCCGCTCCACCAAGCGAGCCTTGTTGACCTGATAAGGAATCTCCTTGACGATGATCTGGGCTTTGCCGTTCTTTGTTTCTTCAATTTCCGTAACCGCCCTCATAATAATGGATCCACGGCCGGTCTCAAACGCTTTGCGAATGCCATCCCGTCCCAGGATGAGAGCACCCGTCGGAAAATCAGGACCCTTCACAACCTCCATCAGGTCATATACAGTCGCTTCCGGTTTGTCAATCAACATCAGCACGCCATCGATAACTTCACGCAGGTTATGGGGCGGAATGTTTGTTGCCATTCCAACCGCAATCCCGGAAGAACCGTTAACCAGCAGGTTGGGGTACCGGGAAGGCAGAACCAGCGGCTCTTTCTCACTTCCGTCGTAGTTGGGCCCGAAATCAACCGTTTCTTTGTTGATGTCACGAAGCAGTTCCATTGCAATATGGGACATGCGGGATTCCGTATACCGCATTGCTGCCGCCGCGTCTCCGTCGATCGAACCGAAGTTTCCATGCCCGTCCACAAGCAGGTAACGGGTAGAAAAGTCCTGTGCCATTCGCACAAGAGAATCATATACCGCAGAGTCTCCGTGGGGATGGTATTTACCGAGTACGTCCCCGACAATTCGGGCAGACTTTCTATATGGTTTGTCAGGTGTGTTGCCTGCTTCATACATGGCATAGAGAATCCGGCGGTGAACCGGTTTCAGTCCGTCTCGAACATCCGGAATCGCACGGCTGACAATAACGCTCATCGCATAGTCCAAGAAGGAATTACGCAGTTCATGACTCAGATCAATAGGTAAGACTTTGCCTGTTTCCGGCATTCGTTTCCCTCCAATTTCATGGAGCCCCCAACAACTTCAATATTTATTTGGGGCCCCCGCAAAGTACTCGGAATAAGCTTCGAAGCTCCTCGTCACTTTGTGGGGTATTTTTTATATGTCAAGGTTGCGCACGAATTTCGCATTTTCTTCGATGAATTCCCTGCGCGGCTCCACACGTTCCCCCATCAGCTTGTCAAAAATCATGTCCGCTTCAGCCGCATCCTCCATCGAGACCTGCAGCAGCGTACGATGCTCAGGATCCATTGTTGTCTCCCACAACTGATCCGGGTTCATCTCGCCAAGACCCTTATATCGCTGGATTCCGATGCCGGTGCGCCCCATTTCTTCAAGCAACCGTTCCAAATCCTTGTCATTATAGGCGTATACAATCTGCTTTCCCTTAGTAATCTTATAAAGGGGTGGCTGCGCAATATAGACATAACCCGAATCGATCAACGGTTTCATGTAACGGTAGAAGAAAGTGAGCAGGAGAATGCGGATATGGGAACCGTCCACATCAGCATCGGTCATGATTACGATTTTGTGATAACGAGCTTTGGACAAATCGAAGTCCTGGCCGATTCCGGTTCCGACCGCAGTTATAATGGCGCGAATTTCCGTATTGGACAGAATCTTGTCAAGACGCGCCTTTTCCACGTTTATGATCTTTCCGCGCAAAGGCAGAATCGCTTGAAACTTGCTGTCGCGTCCCTGTTTGGCAGAACCGCCTGCAGAATCCCCTTCCACAATGTACAGTTCCGAAATGGAGGCGTCTCTGGAAGTGCAATCTGCCAGTTTCCCCGGCAGAGAACCCACTTCCAAAGCGCTTTTGCGGCGGGTCAGATCGCGTGCCTTACGGGCAGCCTCCTTGGCCCTGGCGGCCATCAGCGCCTTCTCGACGATTTTTTTGGCAACACTCGGATTTTCGTTGAGAAAATCGGTAAATTTGTCGCCAAACATCGTCTGGACGATCCCTCTCACTTCCGAATTGCCCAACTTGGTTTTCGTCTGGCCTTCAAATTGGGGTTCCGGGATCTTGACCGAGATGACTGCAGTCAACCCCTCCTGCACATCATCCCCGTCCAGTTTTATGTCATCTTTCAGCAGATTCATCCGTTTTCCATATTCGTTGATCACACGGGTCAGCGAAGTCTTGAATCCCACTTCGTGAGTTCCGCCTTCGTGAGTGTTGATATTGTTCGCAAAGGAATGAATGCTGGTACCGTAAGTGTCATTGTATTGGAGCGCAACCTCGGCAATCACGCCGTCTTTCTCTCCTGATACGAATACCGGGTCATGCAGCACTTCCCTGTTTTGGTTCAGATATTCGACGAATGAAGCGATTCCGCCCTCGTATTGATAAGACTGCGACTTTTCATGCCGTTCATCCGACAATGTAATGGTAATTCCGCCATTCAAAAACGCCAGTTCACGCAATCGTGACTGCAGGGTATCATAGGAATATTCAATCGTTTCGGTAAAGATTTCCGGATCCGGTTTGAATGTCACCGTGGTTCCTGTCTCATCAGTGTCCCCCATCACTTCCAGCGGAGAAACCGTCTTCCCTCTTTCAAAACGCATACGGTGAATCTTGCCTTCCCGTCTGACTTCCACTTCCAGCCACTCGGAAAGGGCATTCACAACAGAGGACCCCACCCCGTGGAGACCTCCCGAAACCTTATATCCTTCTCCGCCAAACTTCCCACCTGCGTGGAGAACCGTCAATACCACTTCCACAGTTGGAATTCCCATCTTCGGGTGGATCCCTACCGGAATTCCGCTCCCGTTATCCCTAACCGTCACACTGTTGTCAGGATGTATTATGACGTCAATTGTATCGCACCGTCCCGCGAGCGCTTCGTCGATACTGTTGTCGACAATCTCCCATACCAGGTGATGCAATCCTCTGACACTTGTTGAACCAATGTACATGCCCGGACGCTTGCGAACAGCTTCAAGGCCTTCCAGGACCTGTATCTGGGACTCGTCATATACGTGCGTCTCTTGCGTCATCCATGTCCCTCCGATTCCTTATCATACCAATAAATTTTACCATATTACCCGATTTAAACGCAAAAAAACAGGATCAATCTGAATCCTGATGTCATAGAGCACGCCGTGTGCATGCAGTTGGTCTACCTTATCTTTCGTCAAGTTCTGCCACAAAACCTGCACGTTTCTTTAGCGTTAAGGATGAAATCGGCGAGAAATACACTTTGCGGTTGGTTACCACAAACGACTTGCTTTCGTTTTCATCAATCACCACAATGAAACCTTCTTCTTCGGCCACGTTCAGAAATTCCCGGGTGGCATCCGCCGACTCTTTCATTTTCAAATCAAAGATGGCAATGACTTCTTTGCTCGGTACCATTACGTCTCCGCCCAAATGGATAAACATTCGCCTTCCCCTCCTTTCATGGAGAATCTCTCAAGTACGATCGATACTGCCTCCCATTACCCTGTATACAACCGCTTTTTCCTGCATCAGTTCTTGCAATCCATAGGTCATCGTGGTTGTGATCAGGGTCTGAACCCGTTCCCCCATACTCTCAAGCAAGTGCAATTGTCTCATCTCGTCCAACTCTGACAGCACATCATCCAGCAGCAAAACCGGATATTCTCCCACTTCATGTCTGATCAGTTCGATCTCTGCAAGTTTCATCGATAGGGCGGCTGTGCGCTGCTGTCCCTGGGATCCGAATGTATGCACATTCTGTTGATTGATTTGCACCTCAATGTCATCACGGTGCGGGCCTACCGAAGTGGAACCTCTCCGAAAATCATCTTTCTGGCGGGAGAGTAACTGTTCCCGGAAAAAATCGGCCAACGAACCACTGCAGTTCTCGTTTTCCAGTAAGGAACTTTTGTATTGAAGCGTCAACTCTTCCCGCCCGGAAGTGATTCGTTGGTGAATGTCAGCAGAAAATTGCTGAATCTTCTCTACAAATTCAAGTCTTTTGCGGATAATCTTTGCGCCATACTCAACCAATTGCTCATCCCATACGGAAAGCGTTCCGACCAGCCCTGCATCCATCCGTTCACTGTCTTTCAGGATATTGTTTCTTTGCTGCAGAACTTTCTGATACTGAGCCAGGTTATACAAGTATTGAGGGCTCATTTGTCCCAACTCCATGTCCAGAAACCTTCTTCTGGCCTGCGGAGCCCCTTTTACCAGCATAAGATCTTCTGGTGCAAACAATACCACATTCAGGTGACCAATGAAATCGCTCATTTTGCGTTTCTCAAGACCGTTGACACGAACTTTCTTGCCCCGCGGCAGAATCTTCAGGTCAAGAGAGTAGTTGCGTTGGTTTCTTTCCACAACACCGGAAACCGAAGCGAAATCAGCTCCCCAGCGGATCATTTCCGAATCCCGGCCGGCCCTGTGCGACTTGGCAAGGGCCAGCATCAGAATACTTTCCAATACGTTCGTCTTTCCCTGCGCGTTTTGCCCCACAAAGATCGTCACCTGTGGGGACAGTTGAAGAGAAAGCGATTCATAATTGCGAAAATCTTTTAATTCCAAGCTTTGAAGTATCATGCCTGTCCAATACCCTTGATCACCATCGGCTCGAAGCCTTCTATTTCAATCCGGTCGCCGGGACGGAGTTTGCGTCCGCGGCGGTTCTCCGGTTCGCCGTTGACAAGAATGCGTTCTTCCCGCAAGAACACCTTCACTTCCCCGCCGGAGCCGACGATATCCGCGTATTTAAGCAATTGCCCCAGGGTGATTTCATCAGAGGTTACTTCCACTTCCCTCGTCAAATTCAATGCCCCCCACAGGATTAATAGATTCTTACAGGCAAAATCAAATGGATATAGTCCGGATTATCGGATTGTTTGATCAGGAAAGGGCTCATGGAACCGGTGAATTCCACGGTAATCGACTCGCTTTCCACTACCCGCAAAGCGTCAATCAGATATTTGGCGTTAAAGGCAATCAGTAATTCTTCTCCCTGAAAATCGGCGAAATGGATTGACTCGGTCACTTTGCCCACATCTGCGGAATTGGAGGAGATCTCCGACTGACCCGCTCTGATGTTCAAGCGCACCACATTATTGTCATTGTCCCGGGCAATTAGCGCTGCCCGGTCCACCGCATCAAGCAGTTCTTTGGTCCCAACCTGGATCCGCGTCTTGAAACTGGTTGGAATGATGCGGGAAGTGTCCGGATACTGACCGTCAATCAAACGGGAATAAAACTGAGTATTTTCAAATTTGAACATGATCTGGTTATCCGCAATCACAACATCGACCAGACTGTCATTGTCCGGCAGCAGGCGTCCCAATTCGGACAGGCTTTTACCCGGGATAATCACATTGGAAAAAGCAAGTTCTGCTGGCGCTTCCACATTCACTATGCGCTGGGCCAAACGATGGCTGTCTGTTGCCACAAACCGGAGACGGCCTTCCTGCAGAACCGCCACAACACCTGTCAGCACAGGCCGAATTTCTTCCGAAGATACGGCAGGCACCGTTTGCCGGATCATATCTTTCAGCACAATGGCGGGAATGCCAAAGGTTTGGCTGCCTGAAACCTGCGGCAGTTTGGGGAACTCTTCCGCATGCAAACCATGCAGATTAAACTCGGAGGATCCGGAGCGGATGATGGTCAGGTAGTTCTGTTTCACTTCCAGCTCCACTTCAGATTGGGGCAATTTACGCACGATTTCAGACAGATAACGTGCAGAAAGCACGATGGCCCCTTCTTCCATAATTTGCACAATCTGCTGATTCTCTATGTGCGCGGGCAGACCGGTTTCAATGCCTGTCTCCAAATCGGTAGCGGTCAATTTCAACGTATCTCTTTCCGCTGACAGTTTGATTCCCGACAAAACAGGAATTGTCGTTTTTGTGGATACAGACCGTTGCACATTTTGAATCGCAGCCAGAAGTGCGCTTCTATCGATTGAAACTTTCACAAGAAATCCTCCTCGTTGTGGGCATAAAGATCGAATCGGTTACATATCTATAATTATTTGGAGATTGATTATTAAAACCGTAATAGTAGTAATAAAGATTGTGGATTTGTGGATAACCCTTGTGGATTCAAATTTTGTCTGATTTTGTCGATGTGGGCAATTTGTAGATAAGAATTGTGGTCTATCCACAGATTCCAGCCTTTATACTCGAATCTTTTCTTTAAGTGATTCCAGGGTTTGCCGCAAGCTAAAATTGTTCTCCAATTCCCTGGTAATTTTCTCGTGGGCGTGGATAACGGTAGTGTGATCCCGCCCACCGAATTCGTCTCCGATCTTTGGCAGGGAAAAATCGGTCAGTTCCCGAGCCAGATACATAGCAATCTGACGGGGAAATGCCACGGCCTTGGTCCGTTTCTTCGCCTTAAAATCCTCAATTTTAAGATTAAAATGCTCTCCGACAACCTTTTGAATCTCATGAATTGTAATTGTTTTTGGACGGTTGTCCGATATAATGTCTTTCAGCGCTTCCGCCGCAAGATCCGCCGTCAAATCGTTGTTGATCAGGGAAGAATAGGCCACTACCCGGATCAGGGCGCCTTCCAGTTCACGTATGTTCGTATCGATCTTATTCGCGATATACATAAGAACATCGTTCGGGATGTTAAGGCCGTCAGCTTTCGCTTTCTTTTGAAGAATCGCCACACGGGTCTCAAGATCAGGAGGCTGAATGTCGGTGATCAATCCCCATTCAAACCGGGATCGGAGCCTGTCCTCCAAAGTTGGAATCTCTTTGGGCGGCCGGTCGCTGGATATGATGATTTGTTTGCTTTCCTCATGCAGCGTATTGAATGTGTGGAAGAATTCTTCCTGTGTCTGCTCCTTGCCGGCCAGAAACTGGATGTCGTCGATCAGCAACACATCGATATTCCTGTACTTGTTGCGAAAATCTTCCGTCCGGTTATACTGAATCGAATTAATAAACTCATTGGTAAATTTCTCGGAGGAGATGTACATAACCTTGGCAGCAGGGTTGTGTTCCAATACATAATGGCCGATAGCGTGCATCAGGTGGGTTTTGCCGAGACCTACGCCACCGTAGATAAAGAAGGGATTATAGGCCTTGGCCGGTGCTTCAGCCACTGCCAATGCGGCTGCATGGGCGAACCGGTTGCCGGCTCCGATTACGAATGTCTCAAAGGTGTATTTGGGATTCAACGCAGATGGTATGTACTCGTCAGTCAATTCCCTGTCCACACGTCCCAGCTGGTCTTTTCCCCGACGGGATTCTTTTGTTTCAAACTGCTCGTCCGATATTTGTGGAATCACAAACCGAACGTTCATATCGGTCATTGTGAGAGATCCCAAGGTCTCCCGAATGATTCCCAAATACCTGGATTCAAGCCAATCTCGTGCAAAATCGTTAGGGACACTGACAACCAGCGTATTGCCTTCCAGCGATAGCGGCTTGGTTGACTTGAACCAGGTTTCAAAACTGGGTTTGGACAGAGTTTGTTCCAACATTGTCAGAGTTCGTTGCCAAAGTTCGCCGGCCCGATCCATGGGTAATGCCTACCTCCTACATATAAAACCGTAACGGATTGGAAAAAGAAGAAAAAAAAATCCACGGATTAAGTTCTCGTGAGCATA
This genomic stretch from Effusibacillus lacus harbors:
- a CDS encoding YaaC family protein, whose translation is MQKVMRIRTEEPYRKMWDTFVYFESEQTANRYLREQYERLNLPDPQRSAYHATPKLIFGIKQARQYYRAAESCDIMTKPLLLYYGMMSLARAFIASRNPDYPTTTSVLKHGLSTRKLKRESYCFIQDEIRVQKDGLFVVLHDMLGGSRFSDRQRVVMKDLLSVLPELMSSYERLYGPPSVCEIDQAECSNGRYWDLPRWILQSGQHTREEFLGMLNRMYPEQVLPDQGPVFSLAESDPPGRLHIHHTVPVTTHPLMIGDLSGRAYIRYPLTGDFLIPEISLHFMVMFVLGMLCRYETERWGEMILTFLSQDIYLINEFLNLSMRKFPNLILNQLFGEQYIFYNV
- a CDS encoding polyprenyl synthetase family protein, coding for MNHPLLPEVSKEMQKVLSTGNPVLAPIVRYLLDTQGKGTRPLLVLLTGDIVSAPVQNSVRMAVAVELLHMASLVHDDIVDQSDLRRSRAAIHKQWGEGAAVLLGDYLFGKMLNVISSYPSIISCFADVIQNLVDGEFMQASQLHNPWLTEEEYLRRISLKTATFIAACCKVSSLAEGRQDLTEALGNFGHSLGMAYQLLDDLQDFLESPSALGKPVRQDLTNGIYTLPYLRSIPYTQSLATHYIQKSISSLSGLPPSRAKAGLIRFALNIKKKIDQLQEGILHVPSID
- a CDS encoding prenyltransferase, giving the protein MFLQSIKGVVTLIRIVPVLSWSFCAIILSVGFAVHDLKGFGSLSWPVVGILLTGSLLLQGIVAHAFNDRTDWQSGTDRHSPGILSGGSKVIPKGLYSDRQLLLVGTLGLIAAAGLGFYLSRVTSNLVWIFIAIGMWSAIAYTTGPLKLAYYPLAGEWLAAFPAMAACSLGTYYVLTGSISISIVWASVIHSLLCTAWLMQHHLSDIDSDLQASPRKLTTPAYVAMRWGKKYTPHVAAAYFLLAAFVSIMATLGVHRIFIFSLVCSLLGALAAWNTNPRNIGNITFNQIKMIAVTIVHTLILFGFEVITY
- the gyrA gene encoding DNA gyrase subunit A is translated as MPETGKVLPIDLSHELRNSFLDYAMSVIVSRAIPDVRDGLKPVHRRILYAMYEAGNTPDKPYRKSARIVGDVLGKYHPHGDSAVYDSLVRMAQDFSTRYLLVDGHGNFGSIDGDAAAAMRYTESRMSHIAMELLRDINKETVDFGPNYDGSEKEPLVLPSRYPNLLVNGSSGIAVGMATNIPPHNLREVIDGVLMLIDKPEATVYDLMEVVKGPDFPTGALILGRDGIRKAFETGRGSIIMRAVTEIEETKNGKAQIIVKEIPYQVNKARLVERIAELVRDKQIDGITDLRDESNRNGIRVVIELRRDVKPQVVLNNLYKHTPLQTSFGVNMLALVNGEPKVLNLRDTLYYYLMHQKEVIRRRTQFDLNKAEARAHILEGLRIALDHIDEVIALIRASKTDEDARNGLMSKFGLSTEQAQAILDMRLRRLTGLERDKIEAEYNELMKLIAHLKEILADEAKLMNVIREEITEIKERFGDDRRSQIVAAEGEIDMEDLIPQEDVVVTITHAGYVKRLPASTYKSQRRGGRGVTAMGTKEEDFVEHLFITSSHNYILFFTNKGKVYRLKAYEVPEFGRAAKGTPIINLLNIEQGETISAVVPLKEITDGQYLFMATRKGVVKKTPLTEFANIRKGGLIALTIREDDELFGVRMTDGNREIIMGTRNGMSIRFKESDVRPMGRAATGVRGITLREDDYVIDMDIIEPGYDVLAVTSRGFGKRTGEADYRLQTRGGKGIKTINVTEKNGHVVGLKVVSPDEELMIITNTGVVIRIRNKEISEQGRYTQGVKLITLREDEEVSTVARVVSNEDDDEGDMEETP
- the gyrB gene encoding DNA topoisomerase (ATP-hydrolyzing) subunit B, whose protein sequence is MTQETHVYDESQIQVLEGLEAVRKRPGMYIGSTSVRGLHHLVWEIVDNSIDEALAGRCDTIDVIIHPDNSVTVRDNGSGIPVGIHPKMGIPTVEVVLTVLHAGGKFGGEGYKVSGGLHGVGSSVVNALSEWLEVEVRREGKIHRMRFERGKTVSPLEVMGDTDETGTTVTFKPDPEIFTETIEYSYDTLQSRLRELAFLNGGITITLSDERHEKSQSYQYEGGIASFVEYLNQNREVLHDPVFVSGEKDGVIAEVALQYNDTYGTSIHSFANNINTHEGGTHEVGFKTSLTRVINEYGKRMNLLKDDIKLDGDDVQEGLTAVISVKIPEPQFEGQTKTKLGNSEVRGIVQTMFGDKFTDFLNENPSVAKKIVEKALMAARAKEAARKARDLTRRKSALEVGSLPGKLADCTSRDASISELYIVEGDSAGGSAKQGRDSKFQAILPLRGKIINVEKARLDKILSNTEIRAIITAVGTGIGQDFDLSKARYHKIVIMTDADVDGSHIRILLLTFFYRYMKPLIDSGYVYIAQPPLYKITKGKQIVYAYNDKDLERLLEEMGRTGIGIQRYKGLGEMNPDQLWETTMDPEHRTLLQVSMEDAAEADMIFDKLMGERVEPRREFIEENAKFVRNLDI
- the remB gene encoding extracellular matrix regulator RemB, translated to MFIHLGGDVMVPSKEVIAIFDLKMKESADATREFLNVAEEEGFIVVIDENESKSFVVTNRKVYFSPISSLTLKKRAGFVAELDER
- the recF gene encoding DNA replication/repair protein RecF (All proteins in this family for which functions are known are DNA-binding proteins that assist the filamentation of RecA onto DNA for the initiation of recombination or recombinational repair.); the encoded protein is MILQSLELKDFRNYESLSLQLSPQVTIFVGQNAQGKTNVLESILMLALAKSHRAGRDSEMIRWGADFASVSGVVERNQRNYSLDLKILPRGKKVRVNGLEKRKMSDFIGHLNVVLFAPEDLMLVKGAPQARRRFLDMELGQMSPQYLYNLAQYQKVLQQRNNILKDSERMDAGLVGTLSVWDEQLVEYGAKIIRKRLEFVEKIQQFSADIHQRITSGREELTLQYKSSLLENENCSGSLADFFREQLLSRQKDDFRRGSTSVGPHRDDIEVQINQQNVHTFGSQGQQRTAALSMKLAEIELIRHEVGEYPVLLLDDVLSELDEMRQLHLLESMGERVQTLITTTMTYGLQELMQEKAVVYRVMGGSIDRT
- the yaaA gene encoding S4 domain-containing protein YaaA, with protein sequence MTREVEVTSDEITLGQLLKYADIVGSGGEVKVFLREERILVNGEPENRRGRKLRPGDRIEIEGFEPMVIKGIGQA
- the dnaN gene encoding DNA polymerase III subunit beta translates to MKVSIDRSALLAAIQNVQRSVSTKTTIPVLSGIKLSAERDTLKLTATDLETGIETGLPAHIENQQIVQIMEEGAIVLSARYLSEIVRKLPQSEVELEVKQNYLTIIRSGSSEFNLHGLHAEEFPKLPQVSGSQTFGIPAIVLKDMIRQTVPAVSSEEIRPVLTGVVAVLQEGRLRFVATDSHRLAQRIVNVEAPAELAFSNVIIPGKSLSELGRLLPDNDSLVDVVIADNQIMFKFENTQFYSRLIDGQYPDTSRIIPTSFKTRIQVGTKELLDAVDRAALIARDNDNNVVRLNIRAGQSEISSNSADVGKVTESIHFADFQGEELLIAFNAKYLIDALRVVESESITVEFTGSMSPFLIKQSDNPDYIHLILPVRIY